CACGCGCGGGTCGGTCCGCTGCAAGAGGGGCCCCAGCGCGTCCAGGGTGACGCTCAGGTAGAGGCCGGGCAGGACGACGTGCTTCTCCGGAACGGATTCGTCGTCATGCAGGACGAAGCCCCGCTGGGGCTCCACCGGGCCGCCCACGAACACCGGCTGCGACACGCGGTCGGTCGAGATGTCCATCGACTGACCGCGCGCCAGCTCACCGAGCGTCAGGGGCGCTCCCCGGTTCACGACGAGCCCCATGGAGCCCGTCTCCCCGTGTTCGATCATCAGGATGACCGAGCGGTAGAAGTTCGGGTCTCCGAGCTGGGGCATGGCCAGCAGGAAGCCTGAGACGAGGTTCTTCACGCCAGGGAGCATCGGCCGTCCGGCGGGGGTGTGCAACCGGAACCCGCTCCCCTGCTGGCCTCAGTGCCAGCTCTGGTGCTTGGACTTCAGCGCCTTGGCCAGCTTCTCCGGATCCAACGGCTTGCCGATGAAGAGGTCCGCGCCCAGGCCCTTGCACTTGCGCGCGGTGGCCGCGTCGCTCATGGCGCTGACGCCGATGAGGACCGCCTGCGGGAACTTCTCACGCAGCTTGGACATGAGCGTGGTGCCGCTGCGGCCGGGCAGGAACACGTCCACGATGGCGGCGTCCATGCGCTTGTTGCGCACGGCGAACTCGGCCTCCTCCGCGCTGCCCACGGGCATGGCGTCGTAGCCCCAGCCGCTCACCATCTCCACCAGGAGCTCGCGGTGCGCGGCGTCGTCCTCCACCACCAGCACTGAACCCCGGACGGTCTCCTTCCGCAGACCGTCGTCACGCGGACGCTCATCACGGGCAGGCGAGAGAGGGATTTCTTCCGTCGGGAGCGACATGGTGTTCACCTGGGGGCAAAGGGTTTCCGTTCGAATGGAACCTTTGTCCCAATGTGCGGCATTCCTCACACTTCGCGACGGCGACCTCCCCCCAAGGCCTGTGAAGCGAGCGAGGCGCCAAGCACCAGCAGGACGAGCAATCCCCACGCGGGAATAACGACGCGGCCCCCGCCCTCGTAGATGAGCGCGGCGTAGGAAGTCCCCAGGTAGCGGCCCAGGGACATGGGCTCCATGCGGGCGATGCCGAAGAAGCTCACCGTGGACTCGGTGAGGATGGCGTTGGGCAGGCGGCTCAGGAACACGGCGAGCACGAACGGGCGCAGCATGGGCCACAGGTGCACACGCAGGACGTGCAGCCCGCCGCCGCCCAGGGCCCTCGCGGCGGCCACGTACTCCTGGCCCTCCAGCGTGGCCAGGCGGTCGCGGAACATGCGCGCGGGGCCGGCCCAGCCCACCAGGGCCAGGGACGTCACCATCAAGCCAAAGGGGCCCAGGCCGCCGCCCATGCCCGCGTCCATGAGGGACTGGCCCGCGAGCTGGAGCACCATCACCACGAGCACGTCCGGCAGGGCGAACACGGCGTCGACGGCGCGAAGGAGCACCTGCTCCGTCACCCCGCCGGACAGCCGCGCGAGCGCCGCGACGGCGAGCCCCAGCACGGTGGACAGCGCACCGGCCGCGAGCCCCACGGCCAGGGACACCCACAGGCCGCCGAAGGCCAGCTCGCACACGCTGCGGTCAGGGCGGTTCAAGTCCCAGCCCAGCGGGCAGGTGTTGGACAGGGCTTCCGGGAACAGGCGTCCGGCCAGGAGGCTCAGGACGCCCAGGCCCACCAGGAGGACCAGTCCCACCCAGGCGCGCACGGGGACGCGGCTCAAGCGCGGGCCTCCCGGGCGCGCGGATCCACGAGCATGCGCAGGAGCTCCACGGTGAGGCTCACGACGACGAGCACGGTGGCGAAGGTGGTGGTGGACACGACGACGACGGCGACCTGCTTGTTGAGCACGGCGAGCACGTAGAGCTGGCCGAAGTAGGGCAGGCCGAAGACGCGCTCCGCGGCGAACGAGCCCGCGAGCAGCGCGGTGGCGACGGGCGTCACGGCGTCCAGGAGCGCGGGCCACACGTTGGGGAGCACGTGGCGGCGCAGCACGGTGCCCGGGTCCAGGCCCTTGCTGAGCGCGGTGCGCACGTAGTCGCGGGACAGCTCGGTCTCCAGCGCGTCGCCCACGAGCGTGCCCAGGAAGGTCCCGGGCCAGATGGCGATGACGACCGCCGCGCAGAGCTCCGGCAGCAGGTGTCCGCGCTCCACCACGGCGGGGGCCAGGAGCAGCGCGGGGATGAACACCGGCGTGCCGAACGCCACGGCGGGGAGCACATCACCGAAGACAGCGAAGCGCCCTCGCCGCCACCGGGTGCGAAGGAGCGCGAAGGCCACGGCCCAGGCCAGGGCCAGGGGCAGCGCGACCAGCCCCACGCCCACGCTGCCGGAGAGCTTCTGGAGGAGCTCATCGCCGGTGATGCCCTGCGCGCTGGTGCCCAGCCGCTCCCCGGAGAAGAGTTTCTGCCAGGGCCGCAGGAACCCGAGCGGCTCACCGATGCCCAGGTCGCGCTGGTACGAAGCCGCCAGCTCCGGAGACACCTGCCGCTTGGCGTCGCTCTCCGTGGTGAGCGGCAGCGCGGCCATGAGGAAGTAAGAGGCCACCGCCACCACCGGCACGAGCACGAGCTGGCGCACAAGGCGCGTCGCGATGAGGCGCATGCGCTAGCGCCCCTGCCCTGAAAGCCGTGACGGAGGGATGCGCCAGTCGCTCACCGGACACGTCACCACGTTCCACGGCGCCTGCCGCAAAGGCCGTGATGAGCACGCGCGCCATGCGCCTCCGGCGAAGTACGGCCGGACGGTTCGCATTGAGCCTTCACGCGAAGGGACTGCGCCGCGAGACGCGATGCCTCGCGACCGGGACCTCGCGCGAATGCGGCAACCGTGCGGAGCACGCAGGCAGTGCGACGTCACACTTCGCATCACGGAATCCGTGCGCATGCGCTACGGCCCCTGCCCTTCCGCGCGGGCGTTGGCCGTCTCATCCGGTCCCAGCCGCAACGCGCGCAGTGCGAGGAAGTTGAACGGATCCACGTCCAGACCGTGCAGCCGGGCCCGCGCTCGGAAGTAGCGGTCCGGGTGGTACAGCGGCGCGATGACGGCCTGCTCCCCCACCAGCACCTCCTGCGCCTTCGCGTACAGCTCGCGCGCATGCGCCGGATCCGGGTCGCCGTCCGCCGCCTCCAGCAACTGCTCGAAGCGGCGCATCGGTTCGCCACCGGCCTGCGTCTCCCAGCCGGTCTGGTGGTTGCCCTGGCGTTCGAACAGCGTGAAGAACGTGTTCGGGTGCGCGTAGTCCGCGCCCAGCCGCCGCAGCTGCAGGTCATACGCGCGCGGCCCCTGCGGCGTCCTGCGCGCCACCTCCGCGGAGAAGTCCGAGCGCGAATCCACCACCACCTGCACGCCCACCTTCGCCAGCTGCGCCGCGATGCGCTCCGCCAGCGCCTCCTCCGGCACGAACGAGTCCCCCGCCTTCACCACCAGCCGCAGCGGCCGGTCCAGCCCCTTCGCCCCCGCCAGCTCCGCCTTCGCCCGCTCCGGCTCGTAGCGAGGCAGCCGCGCCGCCTGCTCCGGCGTCGCCGCGTCCGGCAGCTCCGGAGGCAGCAGCACGTTCGTCGCGCGCGCCGCCGGCAACAACCCAGCGAGCAGCGCGTCCCGATCCAGCGCCCGAGCCAGCGCCCGGCGCACCTCCGGCCGGTCCAACGGCGGACGCTCCGTGTTGAAGGCCAGGAAGTACGTGGACAACAGCGGCTCGCGCTTCAGGTCCGCGGCCCGCATCCCGCGCAGCGCCGCCGCGCTGTCCACGAACACGAAGTCCACCCGGCCCCGCTCATAGAGCGCCGGGCCGATCTCCGACTTCATCAGCGTCAGCACCGGCGCCGGCGTCTCCCCCGGCCCCAGCGGTGGAGGGAACGCGCTGCGTGGGTTGTAGACCAGCCGCACGCGCTCACCCGCGCGGTCCCATCGCTCCACGCGGTAAGGCCCCACCGCCAGCGGACGCCCGTCACGAGGCCGGTCGAAGTAGTCGCGCACCGCCTCGTCCGACTTGCCCTCCAGGTCCGCCGACGGCGCGGGAAAGAACAGGTACACGTTCGCGAGCCGCGCCAGGAAGTAGCTCCGGGGCCGCTCCAACGTCACCCGCAGCGTCCGAGCATCCACCGCCTCCACGCCCACGCGCGCCAGCGCCGCCTTCACCTCCGCCTCCGGCGCCCCGCGCTCCAGCAACGCGAGCACCTCCTCCGCTCCCTGGAGGTCCGCCATCTCGCCACGCTCGCGCCCCAGCAACGCCCGGTGCCACCCGAAGACGAAGTCGCGCGCCGTCACGGGCGAACCGTCCGACCACGTCACGCCGGGCTTGAGGTGGAAGGTGTAGACCTCGTGCCCGGCCGCGTCCGCCTCGCGCTCCCAGCGTTCCGCCAGGCCCGGCTGGACGGAGTGGTCCGCGCCCAGCGTGGTGAGCCCCTTTTGCGTGGCCAGCATCACCGGGTAGTTCACCCAGCTCTGCGGATCCGAGTGGCTCCAGTCGAGCGTGGTGGGCATCGCGGGCACCACCACCTTCACGCCCGGCTCGGGCTGGAAGCCGCAGGGCCCGCAGGCCGCGGCCATCACCAGCACCAGGGAGTAGGACAGGATTCGCGCGCGGGGAGCCACCGTCCGCGTTGTACCCCGACCGGCGCCGGAAAAGAGAGAAGCCAGGAGACCGGCGACTCCTGGTCGGCCGGCATCCTGGCTTCGTCACTGCCCGGCCCCCTCAAGGGGCCGAAGGCTCAACCTCAGGCCTGCGAAGGCGTGGACACGGCCTCCGTCACGGACAGCCCCGGCTTCAGGTTGTCCCCGGCGCCCTTGCGGCCGAACTCCTCCGGCTTCTCCAGGACGAGCGCCTCACGCAGCACGTCATCCACGAACTCCACCGGGACGATGCGCAGCGCCTTGCGGATCTTCAGCGGGATGTCCTTCAGGTCCTTCTTGTTCGCCTTCGGAATCAGGACCGTCTTGATGCCCGCGCGGTGCGCCGCCAGCGTCTTCTCCTTCAGGCCGCCGATGGGCAGCACGCGGCCGCGCAGCGTGATTTCACCCGTCATCGCCACGTCCTTGCGGACCGGCACGCGCGTCAGCGCGCTCACCAGCGCCGTGGCCATGGTGACGCCCGCGGACGGACCGTCCTTGGGAATCGCGCCCTCCGGCAGGTGGACGTGGATGTCGTAGTTCTCGAACACCTTGCGGTCGATGCCGAAGCGCTCCGCGCGGCTGCGCACGTAGGACATGGCCGCCTGCGCCGACTCCTGCATCACCTCGCCCAGCTTGCCGGTGATGATGAGCTTGCCCTTGCCCGGCATGGACGTGGCTTCCGTGGTCAGGATTTCGCCGCCCAGCTCCGTCCACGCGAGGCCCGTGACGATGCCCACCTGGTCCTCGCGCTCCGCCACGCCGTA
This window of the Corallococcus macrosporus genome carries:
- a CDS encoding response regulator, whose protein sequence is MSLPTEEIPLSPARDERPRDDGLRKETVRGSVLVVEDDAAHRELLVEMVSGWGYDAMPVGSAEEAEFAVRNKRMDAAIVDVFLPGRSGTTLMSKLREKFPQAVLIGVSAMSDAATARKCKGLGADLFIGKPLDPEKLAKALKSKHQSWH
- a CDS encoding ABC transporter permease subunit, yielding MRLIATRLVRQLVLVPVVAVASYFLMAALPLTTESDAKRQVSPELAASYQRDLGIGEPLGFLRPWQKLFSGERLGTSAQGITGDELLQKLSGSVGVGLVALPLALAWAVAFALLRTRWRRGRFAVFGDVLPAVAFGTPVFIPALLLAPAVVERGHLLPELCAAVVIAIWPGTFLGTLVGDALETELSRDYVRTALSKGLDPGTVLRRHVLPNVWPALLDAVTPVATALLAGSFAAERVFGLPYFGQLYVLAVLNKQVAVVVVSTTTFATVLVVVSLTVELLRMLVDPRAREARA
- a CDS encoding ABC transporter permease subunit, whose protein sequence is MSRVPVRAWVGLVLLVGLGVLSLLAGRLFPEALSNTCPLGWDLNRPDRSVCELAFGGLWVSLAVGLAAGALSTVLGLAVAALARLSGGVTEQVLLRAVDAVFALPDVLVVMVLQLAGQSLMDAGMGGGLGPFGLMVTSLALVGWAGPARMFRDRLATLEGQEYVAAARALGGGGLHVLRVHLWPMLRPFVLAVFLSRLPNAILTESTVSFFGIARMEPMSLGRYLGTSYAALIYEGGGRVVIPAWGLLVLLVLGASLASQALGGGRRREV
- a CDS encoding YqgE/AlgH family protein, which gives rise to MKNLVSGFLLAMPQLGDPNFYRSVILMIEHGETGSMGLVVNRGAPLTLGELARGQSMDISTDRVSQPVFVGGPVEPQRGFVLHDDESVPEKHVVLPGLYLSVTLDALGPLLQRTDPRVRFCLGYAGWGPKQLESEIAAGSWLYADATADAVLGQDPGKLWDATLRGLGVDPAMLVMGKGMN
- a CDS encoding peptide ABC transporter substrate-binding protein — encoded protein: MAAACGPCGFQPEPGVKVVVPAMPTTLDWSHSDPQSWVNYPVMLATQKGLTTLGADHSVQPGLAERWEREADAAGHEVYTFHLKPGVTWSDGSPVTARDFVFGWHRALLGRERGEMADLQGAEEVLALLERGAPEAEVKAALARVGVEAVDARTLRVTLERPRSYFLARLANVYLFFPAPSADLEGKSDEAVRDYFDRPRDGRPLAVGPYRVERWDRAGERVRLVYNPRSAFPPPLGPGETPAPVLTLMKSEIGPALYERGRVDFVFVDSAAALRGMRAADLKREPLLSTYFLAFNTERPPLDRPEVRRALARALDRDALLAGLLPAARATNVLLPPELPDAATPEQAARLPRYEPERAKAELAGAKGLDRPLRLVVKAGDSFVPEEALAERIAAQLAKVGVQVVVDSRSDFSAEVARRTPQGPRAYDLQLRRLGADYAHPNTFFTLFERQGNHQTGWETQAGGEPMRRFEQLLEAADGDPDPAHARELYAKAQEVLVGEQAVIAPLYHPDRYFRARARLHGLDVDPFNFLALRALRLGPDETANARAEGQGP